From a single Arachis hypogaea cultivar Tifrunner chromosome 3, arahy.Tifrunner.gnm2.J5K5, whole genome shotgun sequence genomic region:
- the LOC112734092 gene encoding amino acid transporter AVT1I, with protein MESQNSGESLRGGTSFFKTCFNGLNALSGVGILSMPYAVSQGGWMSLILLLIVATVCWYTGLLLQRCMDAHPLIKSYPDIGEVAFGYKGRTMVAIFMYLELYLVAVEFLILEGDNLEKLFPNMDFKIGSLRIGGKAGFVLLTALAILPTTWLKSLGVLAYISIGGVVASLILIVCVVCVAEVDGVGFHQKGDIINWKGLPSSVSLFAFCYCGHAVFPTLRNSMKDRTQFYKVLIICFITSTITYGSMATIGYKMFGEHVNSQVTLNLPTKKISTKIAIYTTLINPFTKYAVIITPIANAVEETLFLYKGRPIAILIRTTIVLSTLLVALFVPFFGYVMAFIGAFLSVTCSWILPCLCYLKMNKAAQKFGIELVIIIGILFTGSIIALLGTYISVTQIVSHIKL; from the exons ATGGAGAGCCAAAATTCAGGAGAATCCCTTAGAGGAGGAACATCCTTCTTCAAAACATGTTTCAATGGACTTAATGCCTTGTCAG GTGTTGGGATACTCTCAATGCCATATGCAGTGTCTCAAGGAGGGTGGATGAGTTTAATTTTGCTCCTCATTGTTGCTACTGTGTGTTGGTACACAGGATTGCTTCTTCAAAGGTGCATGGACGCACATCCATTAATCAAATCCTACCCTGACATAGGCGAGGTTGCTTTCGGTTACAAAGGAAGAACCATGGTAGCCATCTTCATGTACTTAGAGCTCTATTTAGTTGCGGTAGAGTTTCTCATACTAGAAGGTGACAATCTTGAAAAGTTGTTTCCAAACATGGATTTCAAGATTGGTAGCCTTAGAATTGGAGGCAAAGCCGGTTTTGTGTTGCTAACTGCGCTCGCAATACTACCCACAACATGGTTGAAAAGTTTGGGAGTTCTGGCCTACATTTCTATTGGTGGGGTTGTGGCTTCTCTTATTTTGATTGTTTGTGTTGTGTGTGTTGCTGAAGTTGATGGAGTTGGATTTCATCAAAAAGGAGACATCATTAATTGGAAAGGGTTGCCTTCTTCTGTGAGTCTCTTTGCGTTCTGTTATTGTGGACATGCTGTCTTTCCTACATTGCGTAATTCCATGAAAGATAGAACTCAATTTTACAAG GTTTTGATAATATGTTTCATCACAAGCACTATAACCTATGGGTCCATGGCTACCATAGGGTACAAGATGTTTGGAGAACACGTGAATTCGCAGGTGACCTTAAATCTTCCAACAAAGAAAATAAGCACCAAGATAGCAATTTACACAACATTAATCAACCCTTTCACTAAGTATGCTGTTATAATCACCCCAATAGCCAATGCTGTTGAAGAAACATTATTTTTGTACAAGGGTAGACCTATTGCCATCCTCATCAGAACCACTATTGTGCTAAGCACTTTGCTTGTGGCATTATTTGTTCCCTTTTTCGGCTATGTTATGGCATTTATCGGCGCATTTTTGAGTGTCACATGTTCATGGATTCTGCCATGCTTGTGCTACTTAAAGATGAACAAAGCAGCTCAAAAGTTTGGAATAGAATTGGTTATCATTATAGGAATTTTGTTTACAGGGTCAATTATTGCTCTACTTGGCACTTATATCTCTGTAACTCAGATAGTAAGTCATATCAAATTATGA